Within the Malus sylvestris chromosome 4, drMalSylv7.2, whole genome shotgun sequence genome, the region TCTGAACCACCATCACCTATCTCTgcaaataaaaccaaaaggaaaaagaaaagaaataactAAAGGAGCATCTAGAACACCATGGTTTTGGGCAAAGCCGCAGCACGCTCCAACTAGAACCAAATCCAGGATAATTGTTGCGCCAAGCATCTAAACCGTATAttaattaagggaactttaatgaaaaactaccggtactattcactttaataaaaaatcatatttttacactaaaaagtcaatcctgatactattcacattaccctttattttgtccttatcgttaaaactcaacgttttcaagccattttcattagttttcctattaatTAAAGGTAACAGACATTGCCAACATGTTTTAGGAAAAGAGAGTAGAAAATCCCaattatcaaattttaaatgaaTCCTTATCGGAGATTAGGaagttattttaattaattaatccagGTGAATTAAGGatcaaactaaaattaatattgTCCTTGTAGGTTTAGGAAATAGTTGGAGCTTCTTCCTTGATCGATAAGGAAGGGGTCTTATTTCCTtttaaaaaccctaaaccaCACTACTTCTGTTACTTGCGCCCCAAATATTCAAGTAGCATTCGTCTCTGCTATCTCCATTCCATCGTCTctcacaaaccctaatcccAATTAAGAAGTGGTGATCTTTTGAGTTCCAAGAAACCGAAATGGCGACGAAGATTACGTTGGATTATGTGCGAAAGCTTCAAGTTGAGTCTTTTACAAAGATGTTGGCGGAGGTGAAAGCGGTTGCGAAAAACCGAGACGAAGAACTTTCTATGCTCGAACAGAAAGTTTTGCTTGATCTCTTTCAAAACAAAGGCAAGAAATCCACAGAATCGAAGAAGCGGAAAGCTGCTTCTGCTTCTAACAACCAGAAAATCAAGAAGCATAATTTCGGAAGCAGCAGCCGAAGCATGCAAGATGAGTACGTATATTATAAGGATTGTGATGAAGAAGATCATGAAAAGAAAGCGAGGACGAAGAAGCAGAAGACGGCCAAGAAAGCGGAGAACGTGAAACTATCAGCTCCTTCAATTCCTCTTCCACCGCCGGAGTTGCCTAAAGAATTCAAGGAAAAGATTGAAACAATGCATGGTTTCCAAGTGCAATTGATGATCCAGAAGCAACTTTTCAAGACTGATTTGAGCTATGGTCACGACCGTCTCTCGATGCCAAGGAATCAAGTGGTTAATAAGCACTTTCTCGGCGAACACGAGAAAAGATTGGAGAACGGCGGAGTGGTGGAAGTGAAAGTAATAGATTCAGGCTTAAAGGAGCGTAAATTATGGTTGGCCAAGTGGTTTACTCATACCCAAAGCAGCTTTTCGTATGTCCTAGGCAGGGGGTGGAGAACAATTTTGAAGGATGAGGAGGTTGGGCTTAATGAAAACGATGTAATTCAGGTGTGGTCGTTTAGATATATCGATCCCAATCCTGATATCAAAAAAGAAGGTCTCGGATTCGCACTTGTTAAGATTAGAGGTGATGTGAAAAAAGACTTCAATGCTAGTACTAGTATTGAGAGGCAGCAAGTAATTGAATCTGCAATTACCAAGAAAGATGTTAATGGTAGTACAAGTACTGATAGGCAGGAAGCTATCGTATCGCAAGTGATCAAGAGTGATGAGATGGAAACAGATGCCAATGTTAGTACGGGTACCGAGATGCCGGAACCGGTTGACTTGGCGATGatcaagaaagaagagaggaaaAAAGATAGCATTTGCAGTACCGCCACTGAGGAGGCTATTGAATCATCTAAGGCCAATAACAAGAGTCTGCAGGCAGCGGTTAAAGCCATGAAGCATGTCAGCCTAAACCTCAAGTTTAGAAATGTAACTTTTAGACAAATTAAGACTTATGTTTCTGTTGTGTAAAACGATCCTTAGTCTTCATTGAGGGTTACTTTTGTTCATATTTTTATGGAAGAGATTAGATGGTTTATGTTATTATTCTTATGTATTTTTCCACAGTAAGTGATTCTTAACATTTGAAGAGTATATATGTTTCAATTACGGGCTAGTTTCATTTAAGGTCATGTTAACAGCAACTAAACCTCCTGTGCATATATTAATGTGTGCTGTAATGCAATCTTCGGAGACGGAAAAAAGAATGTAGCTAGGTTAGTAGGATCACTTGTATTCAAATGTACAATGACCTTTTCTCTAGTACTTGTATGGCCATCTACTCCATTGATTCTTGGCATCTCCCGAAAGCAGTGAGATCCTATATGCCGCGTGATCAAGTGATCAATAAGAACTTTCTGGGCCAAGACGATGAAAGGTTGAACAACAGAGTAATACATGTGAGAGTGGTAGATCCATGCTTAATGGTGCATGACG harbors:
- the LOC126618578 gene encoding uncharacterized protein LOC126618578; the encoded protein is MATKITLDYVRKLQVESFTKMLAEVKAVAKNRDEELSMLEQKVLLDLFQNKGKKSTESKKRKAASASNNQKIKKHNFGSSSRSMQDEYVYYKDCDEEDHEKKARTKKQKTAKKAENVKLSAPSIPLPPPELPKEFKEKIETMHGFQVQLMIQKQLFKTDLSYGHDRLSMPRNQVVNKHFLGEHEKRLENGGVVEVKVIDSGLKERKLWLAKWFTHTQSSFSYVLGRGWRTILKDEEVGLNENDVIQVWSFRYIDPNPDIKKEGLGFALVKIRGDVKKDFNASTSIERQQVIESAITKKDVNGSTSTDRQEAIVSQVIKSDEMETDANVSTGTEMPEPVDLAMIKKEERKKDSICSTATEEAIESSKANNKSLQAAVKAMKHVSLNLKFRNVTFRQIKTYVSVV